A genome region from Bufo gargarizans isolate SCDJY-AF-19 chromosome 2, ASM1485885v1, whole genome shotgun sequence includes the following:
- the NKX2-6 gene encoding homeobox protein Nkx-2.6: protein MLPCPATSTPFSVKDILRLDPSQHPGGQVEAPSLKTEAPAAQDTGEGSEELGLPCDSPIREDDAQEQSPGSVVSRKEDHPERPRQLQRRKPRVLFSQVQVYELERRFKQQKYLSAPEREQLASVLKLTSTQVKIWFQNRRYKCKRQKQDRSLELAGHPPPPRRVAVPVLVRDGKPCLGGAQTLPSSYSASSYPYPVCFGGYTGSPYYSGPVTGSPAVQVVNMNISGAPAQQGYLQPTLPGIRAW from the exons ATGCTCCCCTGTCCTGCCACCTCCACTCCCTTCTCAGTCAAAGAcatcctgaggctggatcctTCTCAGCATCCTGGAGGCCAAGTGGAGGCTCCTTCCCTGAAGACTGAAGCACCAGCAGCACAGGACACAGGAGAGGGCTCTGAGGAACTGGGGCTCCCCTGTGACTCCCCAATCAGAGAGGATGATGCTCAGGAGCAGA GTCCCGGGAGTGTGGTCTCCAGGAAGGAAGACCACCCAGAGCGGCCCCGGCAGCTCCAGAGGAGGAAGCCCCGTGTCCTGTTCTCCCAGGTCCAGGTCTATGAGTTGGAGAGGAGGTTCAAGCAGCAGAAATATCTGTCGGCCCCGGAGAGGGAGCAGCTGGCATCAGTGCTGAAGCTCACCTCCACCCAGGTGAAGATCTGGTTCCAGAACAGGAGATACAAATGCAAGAGGCAGAAACAGGACCGGTCCCTGGAGCTGGCAGGACACCCCCCTCCTCCACGAAGGGTGGCAGTGCCAGTTCTAGTCAGGGATGGCAAGCCCTGCCTGGGAGGTGCCCAGACTCTCCCTTCCAGTTACAGTGCCAGCTCCTATCCTTACCCAGTCTGCTTTGGTGGATACACTGGGAGTCCCTATTACTCAGGACCAGTGACAGGCAGCCCGGCAGTGCAGGTGGTCAACATGAACATCTCAGGAGCCCCTGCCCAGCAGGGATATCTACAGCCCACACTGCCTGGCATCAGGGCCTGGTGA